The Streptomyces sp. NBC_01463 DNA window CCTGCGACGCTTCCTGCGGACGGCGCGCACGGACGCGGTGGCCGGCGCGGGCGTCCCCGTCCCCGACTCCCTGACGACGCGCCGCTGAAATCGCTCGAACCGGTCCGGCACGGCGACTACAGTCACCGCGTTCCCGCCCGTCGGGGGAGCGCGTGGCCGAACAGGGGAGTGGTGCGATGACCAAGGGCAACGAAACCAAGATCACGGACGAGCTGTACGCGTACATGCTGGCGCACAACCCCCCGCTGGACGCCGTGCAGCGCGAACTCGTCGAGACGACGTACGCCCGGCTCCCCGATCACGCGGGCATGCAGTCGGCGGAGGAACAGGGCCCGCTGCTCGCCTTCCTCGTACGGCTGACGGGGGCGCGGCACATCGTGGAGGTCGGTACCTTCACCGGCTTCTCCGCCCTGGCGATGGCCCAGGCGCTGCCGGCCGACGGACGCCTGATCGCCTGCGACGTCTCGGAGGAATGGACGGCCTACGGCCGCGAGGCCTGGGCGAAGGCGGGCGTCGCCGACCGGATCGAACTCCGGATCGCCCCGGCCCTCGACACCCTGCGCGCGATGCCCACCGAGCCGCACATCGACTTCGCCTACCTGGACGCGGACAAGGGCAACTACATCCCGTACTGGGAGGAACTGGTGCCCCGGATGCGCCAGGGCGGCCTCATCACCACGGACAACGTGCTCTTCCACGGCGGCGTGACGGACCCGCGGGCGACCGGCGGGGCGGCGGCCATCAAGGAGTTCAACGACCACGTGTCCGCCGACCCGCGGATGGACAGCGTGCTGCTCACGGTGTCGGACGGCCTGACCCTGTCCCGCAAGAGGTAGCGGGGGAGCCGGGGCCCGGAAGGTACCGGCGAAGGACCGGGGCCCTGACGGTACGGGCGAAGGGGCTGGGCTCCTGACCGGTAAGGCGGAAAGGGCCCGGGCTCCAGACTGTACGGCGGGGGATCAGCCGCAGCAGCCGCCACCGCAGCACCCGCCACCGCCGCCACCACCGGCCGAGGGCGCGGCGGCCGAACCGGCCGAACCGCCCACGGCGACGGCGGAGAGGAGCTTCACGGTGTCCTCGTGCCCGGCGGGGCAGGAGGCGGGGGAAGAGGACTCGGCCATGGGACGGCTGAGCTCGAAGGTGTCTCCGCAGGAGCGGCAGCGGTACTCGTAACGAGGCATGCCCCCAGGCTATCGGCCGGAACGGCCGACGGAAGGTCCCCGCCCGCGCCACCCCACCCAGGTCACACCGCTGTGGGCTCAACGAAGCCCGCAGGCTCTACGAACCTTCGGGCCGGACGACGGGCATCTCCTCGATCGCGCGACGCCGGGCGAGCCGCTGCTCGCGGGCGGCCTCCTCGGGATGGCGGGCCCGCCAGTACGGATTGTCGTGGGGGAGCCCGCCACTGACGCGTCCGTACATCCCGAACATCATCAGCAACAGCCCGACCACGAAGCTGAACAGCACGTTCTGGATCTCGAAGGCGAGGAAGTTGAGCCCGGTGTCCAGGAGGGCGAGATTGACGAAGCCGCTGAGAATGAAGACGACGCCCAGAACCATGTTGAGCGTCGAGGCGGCGTTGCCGCCGATCACCATCCCGATGAACAGCAGCAGCCCGACACAGATCGACAGCACGCTGAGCGCGCCGTTGGTGCTCAGGCCGGCGACGGTGTCGCCGCCGGTGTCGAAGAATCCGATCTTGTCGATCAGCCCGAGGATGCCGAAGGCGAGCAGCACCAGGCCCATCAGCCCGGCGCCGATCCGGTAGACCCGGCTGAGCCGGTGGTCGACCGGCAGCTGCTCATCGAGCCGGGTGGCTTTGCGATGGGCGGCAGGCTGCCGCGCGGGACGCAGTACATGGGTGGCCATGGGGGCCTCCTTCGAGTACTACCAGGATCGCCCGCGGACGCGACCGCCGCACGTCAGAGCACCCACGACCCCGGAAGACGCAGCCCAGGCCCTCCCAGGCCCCGTACTAGTTGCCGCCGCTCCCGGTCCCGGCTC harbors:
- a CDS encoding O-methyltransferase; this translates as MTKGNETKITDELYAYMLAHNPPLDAVQRELVETTYARLPDHAGMQSAEEQGPLLAFLVRLTGARHIVEVGTFTGFSALAMAQALPADGRLIACDVSEEWTAYGREAWAKAGVADRIELRIAPALDTLRAMPTEPHIDFAYLDADKGNYIPYWEELVPRMRQGGLITTDNVLFHGGVTDPRATGGAAAIKEFNDHVSADPRMDSVLLTVSDGLTLSRKR
- a CDS encoding zinc ribbon domain-containing protein, yielding MPRYEYRCRSCGDTFELSRPMAESSSPASCPAGHEDTVKLLSAVAVGGSAGSAAAPSAGGGGGGGCCGGGCCG
- a CDS encoding DUF4383 domain-containing protein encodes the protein MATHVLRPARQPAAHRKATRLDEQLPVDHRLSRVYRIGAGLMGLVLLAFGILGLIDKIGFFDTGGDTVAGLSTNGALSVLSICVGLLLFIGMVIGGNAASTLNMVLGVVFILSGFVNLALLDTGLNFLAFEIQNVLFSFVVGLLLMMFGMYGRVSGGLPHDNPYWRARHPEEAAREQRLARRRAIEEMPVVRPEGS